A single Pedobacter sp. PACM 27299 DNA region contains:
- a CDS encoding CusA/CzcA family heavy metal efflux RND transporter → MLNKIIGFSVKNKLIVALFTIALVIYGIFELTKLPVDAVPDITNNQVQIITTAPSYGATDIERLVTFPVEQASSNIAGIKEIRSYSRFGLSLVTLVFNDDVDVYWARQQVSERLLTVQASIPDGIGKPEMGPISTGLGEIYQYVLKPKKGYESKYDITELRTLQDWMVRRQLLGVKGVAEVSSFGGKLKQYEVAIKPNKLQAHGITIADVFNALESNNQNTGGSYIEKQSSVSYIRSEGLIENKDDIENVVIKNKNNNVPLLVRDVAEVKIGSATRYGALIYNDEGEVSGGIVMMLKGANSNVVIESIKTKIAEIQKSLPEGVVIEPFLDRTDMVSNAIDTVKTNLMEGALIVIFVLVLFLGNVRAGLLVASVIPLSMLFAIIMMNLFGVSGNLMSLGALDFGLIVDGAVIIVEAVMHQLSHSKKFAGLRTLSQQEMDKEVKSASSKMMNSAVFGQIIILIVYLPIFSLQGIEGKMFKPMAQTVAFALLGAFILSLTYIPMVSSVFLSKKISDKKNFSDRLMAKIEAGYSKILNRALAIPKLILSVVVAMFVFAVFLLTRLGGEFIPSIEEGDYAVETRVLSGSSLNTTIENVQKVSAILKSRFPEVKNIVTKIGSSEVPTEPLPMDMGDMIINLKKKTEWTSASSFDELSEKMSKAASEVPGVTTSFQFPVQMRFNELMTGARQDVVCKIYGENLDTLSVYAKKLGNIVRSVEGTTEHYVEQISGTPQIVIKYNRPAIAQYGLNISDINRNINAAFAGQSTGLVFEGEKRFELVVRLDNDNRKDLADVQQLLIPTPAGNQIPLSQVATVELVDSPSQIQRENTQRRVLVGFNVNGRDVESIVNELQEKVEEQIKLPAGYTVAYGGSFENLNEAKSRLSVAVPVSLVLIFLLLYFAFDSIKYGLLIYTAIPLSAIGGIFLLAMRGMTFSISAGVGFIALFGIAVLNGIVLVAEFNRIKKSGETDMKNVVMQGTMTRLRPVLMTAFVASLGFLPMALSNGAGASVQRPLATVVIGGLMIATLLTLFVLPILYVAVEKGIKPGKHSKAVVTVILLFFAFSPAIAQKPIGLQDALDSAAAGNMLLKGQKLRAEQARLLIKAGMDIPQASLSAQYGKFNSALIDNSVGISQSFSLPVVYGRQKQRLSEEWKLKLLEVDLKQSEVKKMTTSMFYELLVIAEQQTLLRSMDSTYREFLRIAALRFKAGETNMLEKASAENQLTQISRQQKELQKEFSFLQQQFLLLINAGEMRLPQASAIKMEFDAVDPAMLENHPVLKLHLQEEQLAKSNTKVEQSKLLPGLSLGYQNMSLQDGIRYDLGSRFHSVQLGVGIPIFSGAQKARIRSARAQQDVAAMETGYARKQLQADMENGVQQLKKNKEIVHDFEVNALKNAREITAVLNQQLQKGEINYLEWTLLNQQALTLRMDYLNAVTNLNNSIIQLNYLLSK, encoded by the coding sequence ATGTTGAATAAAATCATTGGGTTTTCTGTAAAGAATAAACTCATAGTGGCGCTATTTACCATTGCGCTAGTTATTTACGGTATTTTTGAATTGACAAAACTGCCGGTAGATGCCGTACCTGATATTACCAATAATCAGGTACAGATTATCACCACCGCGCCCTCTTATGGCGCAACAGACATTGAAAGACTGGTCACTTTTCCGGTAGAACAGGCGAGCAGTAATATCGCTGGGATTAAGGAAATTCGCAGTTACAGTCGTTTCGGACTTTCTCTGGTTACTCTGGTTTTTAATGATGATGTAGATGTTTATTGGGCCCGTCAGCAGGTTTCAGAGCGATTGCTTACTGTACAGGCCAGTATTCCCGACGGGATTGGGAAGCCAGAAATGGGGCCTATCTCTACCGGCCTAGGAGAGATCTATCAATACGTATTGAAGCCAAAAAAAGGCTATGAAAGCAAATACGACATTACTGAATTGCGTACCCTACAGGATTGGATGGTGAGGCGCCAATTATTAGGCGTAAAAGGAGTAGCCGAAGTGAGCAGTTTTGGTGGTAAGCTCAAGCAATATGAGGTGGCGATTAAGCCTAATAAATTACAGGCACATGGAATTACTATTGCCGATGTGTTTAATGCGCTGGAAAGCAACAACCAGAATACCGGGGGTTCTTATATAGAAAAGCAGTCGTCCGTCAGCTATATCAGAAGTGAAGGATTGATTGAAAATAAAGATGACATAGAGAATGTAGTCATCAAAAACAAGAATAATAATGTGCCTTTATTGGTCCGCGATGTTGCAGAAGTGAAAATAGGTTCAGCAACCAGGTATGGTGCTTTAATTTACAATGATGAAGGGGAAGTGTCTGGCGGAATTGTCATGATGCTGAAAGGCGCCAACAGTAATGTAGTGATTGAGAGTATCAAAACGAAAATCGCGGAGATTCAAAAGTCCTTGCCGGAAGGTGTGGTCATAGAACCATTTCTGGATCGTACAGATATGGTGAGCAATGCGATTGATACCGTAAAAACGAACCTGATGGAGGGGGCGTTGATCGTGATCTTTGTATTGGTTTTGTTCTTGGGAAATGTGCGTGCAGGGCTATTAGTGGCCTCTGTAATTCCATTATCCATGCTTTTTGCGATCATCATGATGAATTTGTTTGGGGTAAGTGGTAACCTGATGAGCCTTGGTGCGCTTGATTTTGGGTTGATTGTAGATGGTGCAGTCATTATCGTGGAAGCGGTGATGCACCAGCTAAGCCATAGTAAGAAATTTGCCGGATTAAGGACTTTATCTCAGCAGGAAATGGATAAAGAAGTGAAAAGTGCTTCTTCTAAAATGATGAACAGTGCGGTATTTGGTCAGATCATCATCCTGATTGTCTACCTGCCGATTTTTAGTTTGCAGGGGATTGAAGGAAAGATGTTTAAGCCAATGGCGCAAACAGTGGCTTTTGCCTTGTTAGGCGCGTTTATCTTGTCGCTAACTTATATTCCTATGGTCAGCAGTGTGTTTCTAAGCAAAAAGATCAGTGATAAAAAGAACTTCTCCGATCGCCTGATGGCAAAAATAGAAGCTGGTTACAGCAAAATTTTAAATCGGGCATTGGCAATTCCAAAACTCATCCTGAGTGTAGTAGTGGCAATGTTTGTTTTTGCTGTGTTTTTACTGACAAGGTTAGGCGGTGAGTTTATCCCCTCCATCGAAGAAGGGGACTATGCTGTAGAAACGCGGGTGCTTTCTGGAAGCAGTTTAAACACCACAATTGAAAATGTACAAAAAGTTTCAGCAATTCTCAAATCCAGGTTTCCGGAAGTGAAAAATATCGTGACCAAAATCGGCAGCAGTGAAGTACCTACAGAGCCGTTACCAATGGATATGGGCGATATGATCATCAACCTGAAGAAGAAAACTGAATGGACTTCTGCCAGTTCCTTTGATGAGCTGTCTGAGAAAATGAGTAAAGCAGCATCTGAGGTTCCAGGGGTCACTACCAGCTTCCAGTTTCCAGTACAAATGCGTTTTAATGAACTGATGACAGGGGCCAGGCAAGATGTAGTATGTAAGATTTATGGGGAAAACCTGGATACCTTGAGTGTATACGCTAAGAAATTAGGGAATATTGTGAGAAGTGTAGAAGGGACTACGGAGCATTATGTGGAACAGATTAGTGGAACCCCTCAAATTGTGATTAAATACAACAGACCTGCGATTGCACAATATGGGCTTAACATTTCTGACATTAATAGAAACATCAATGCGGCATTTGCAGGACAAAGTACCGGTTTGGTTTTTGAAGGTGAGAAGCGTTTTGAACTGGTGGTTCGATTGGATAATGACAACAGGAAAGACCTTGCGGATGTGCAGCAGTTGCTGATTCCAACACCTGCAGGAAACCAGATTCCATTGAGCCAGGTGGCCACTGTAGAACTGGTTGACAGTCCAAGTCAGATACAAAGAGAAAATACGCAGAGAAGGGTGCTGGTAGGCTTTAACGTGAATGGAAGGGATGTAGAGAGTATTGTGAACGAGTTGCAGGAGAAAGTAGAGGAGCAGATCAAATTGCCAGCGGGTTATACGGTGGCTTATGGTGGGTCTTTTGAAAACCTGAATGAGGCCAAATCCCGATTGTCTGTGGCCGTTCCGGTATCACTGGTCCTTATTTTTCTATTGTTATACTTCGCTTTTGACTCCATAAAGTATGGACTATTGATTTATACCGCCATCCCATTATCAGCAATTGGCGGGATTTTCCTGCTCGCGATGAGGGGTATGACTTTCAGTATCAGCGCGGGGGTAGGCTTTATCGCCTTATTCGGCATCGCCGTGCTGAATGGAATTGTATTGGTTGCAGAGTTTAACCGAATTAAAAAATCAGGAGAAACAGATATGAAAAACGTAGTTATGCAGGGCACGATGACCAGGTTAAGACCAGTATTGATGACCGCTTTTGTAGCTTCTTTAGGCTTCCTGCCAATGGCATTGAGTAATGGGGCTGGTGCCTCTGTACAAAGACCATTGGCAACCGTAGTGATCGGAGGATTGATGATTGCAACTTTATTGACGCTTTTTGTATTGCCGATTTTATATGTGGCTGTTGAGAAAGGGATTAAGCCGGGTAAGCACAGCAAGGCTGTAGTGACGGTGATTTTATTGTTTTTTGCTTTCAGTCCTGCAATTGCTCAAAAACCAATTGGTTTACAGGACGCATTAGACAGTGCAGCCGCTGGAAATATGCTGCTGAAGGGCCAAAAGCTACGGGCTGAACAAGCCAGGTTATTAATTAAGGCGGGCATGGATATTCCTCAAGCCAGCCTGTCAGCTCAATATGGAAAGTTTAATAGTGCTTTAATTGATAATTCAGTTGGGATTAGTCAAAGCTTCAGTTTGCCAGTGGTTTATGGTCGACAAAAACAAAGATTGTCGGAAGAATGGAAGCTGAAATTATTGGAGGTAGATTTAAAGCAGTCGGAGGTTAAAAAGATGACCACTTCCATGTTTTACGAGCTATTGGTAATTGCAGAGCAGCAGACTTTGCTGCGGTCAATGGACAGTACTTATCGGGAGTTCCTTCGGATAGCTGCATTGAGGTTTAAAGCAGGTGAGACGAATATGCTGGAAAAGGCCAGTGCTGAAAATCAGTTGACACAGATCAGCAGACAACAGAAAGAGTTACAAAAGGAATTTAGTTTCCTTCAGCAGCAATTCCTTTTGCTGATCAATGCAGGTGAAATGCGCCTACCACAGGCTTCCGCTATTAAAATGGAATTTGATGCGGTAGATCCGGCTATGCTGGAAAATCATCCGGTATTAAAACTTCATTTACAGGAAGAACAGCTGGCAAAAAGTAATACAAAAGTAGAGCAATCAAAATTGTTGCCGGGACTAAGTTTAGGTTATCAGAATATGAGCTTGCAAGATGGCATTCGGTATGATCTGGGATCCAGATTTCATTCGGTTCAGCTGGGGGTTGGTATTCCAATCTTTTCTGGGGCGCAAAAGGCAAGGATAAGGTCGGCAAGGGCACAGCAGGATGTTGCGGCAATGGAAACCGGTTATGCGCGAAAACAGCTGCAGGCAGACATGGAGAATGGTGTTCAGCAGTTGAAAAAGAACAAAGAAATCGTGCACGACTTTGAAGTCAATGCTTTGAAAAATGCCAGAGAAATTACCGCAGTACTCAATCAACAGCTGCAAAAAGGGGAAATCAATTACCTGGAATGGACCCTGTTAAACCAACAGGCTTTAACTCTACGCATGGATTATCTCAATGCCGTTACCAACCTGAACAACAGTATTATTCAATTGAACTACCTTTTATCAAAATAA
- a CDS encoding mechanosensitive ion channel family protein, with product MKFVDKLQAFAKVSSGKSAADFNADKARIAQVKTFDEIRRTMQKAKIYLKSNLDTPDTKAELLQTEKDFAIAGDGVFTNKGTAQTFRNLTATAKILGELLDKTNKRKSKLDIRQQELNNFRYQLDSLLSVPALFKFPTDSTTLMKYLQKIQVIAYETGPVDTALNIANNNVQALLNQVNMTVFKLQSSLEEIESYQQEMVRHTFKREFNNIWEAQGFYRPFAEILDFSITKGLLTLNFYIENNAGKLVVFILLILTSFIYLRALNNIYIQANLLKPDFEGQLVLRYPLLSAMLLVISIFQFVFISPPFILNVISWTISCICLSFIFKGYVSKYWMNIWLIMVLVFLMSALGNLVLQASRVERWFMLVTALAGVAVGLFSFLRGPQEELREKWIRWSIAFMVILELASIAANVFGRYNLSKTLFISGFLNVVIAILFLWTVRLINEGLFLAFNVYSGQDRKLFYLNFEKVGKKAPALFYVLLVIGWVVLFGRNFPAFDYLSKPLLSFFSEERTLGSYTFTINNLLLFMTIMATSVIISKVVSFFAADRQVANNKLGRQGIGSWLLLVRISILCIGLFLAVAAAGIPVDRITIVLGALGVGIGFGLQTLVNNLVSGLIIAFEKPVNVGDIVDIAGQGGTMKSIGFRSSVISNWEGADVVVPNGDLLNAHLINWSLGGNRKRVTITIGIAYDSDLEKSRQLLIQILNAEERISKNPGPVVQFEQFSDSSIDLRIYFWTKHIGEALSTKSDLIVAIAAAFKEKGIQIPFPQQEIFIRNLDKNTGEEG from the coding sequence TTGAAATTCGTTGATAAATTGCAGGCCTTTGCAAAGGTTTCTTCTGGAAAAAGCGCAGCAGATTTCAATGCAGATAAAGCCAGAATTGCTCAAGTTAAAACCTTTGATGAGATCAGAAGGACGATGCAAAAAGCAAAGATCTACCTTAAAAGTAACCTGGATACCCCAGATACCAAAGCGGAATTGCTGCAGACGGAGAAAGATTTTGCGATCGCCGGAGATGGGGTTTTTACCAATAAAGGCACTGCACAAACTTTTAGAAACTTAACTGCGACAGCTAAAATACTTGGAGAATTATTGGATAAAACCAATAAAAGGAAGTCTAAACTTGATATTCGTCAGCAGGAACTGAATAATTTTCGATACCAGTTAGACTCATTGCTGAGTGTACCCGCTTTGTTTAAGTTCCCCACCGACTCCACAACGCTCATGAAGTACTTGCAAAAAATCCAAGTGATTGCTTATGAAACGGGGCCTGTAGACACTGCTTTGAATATTGCGAATAATAATGTCCAGGCCTTACTCAATCAGGTAAACATGACGGTTTTTAAATTGCAAAGCAGTTTAGAAGAAATTGAATCCTACCAGCAAGAGATGGTGAGGCATACTTTTAAGAGAGAATTTAATAACATTTGGGAAGCCCAGGGCTTTTACCGCCCCTTTGCGGAAATACTGGATTTCTCGATTACAAAAGGACTATTGACGCTTAATTTTTATATAGAAAATAATGCGGGAAAATTGGTCGTATTCATTTTATTGATCCTGACTTCCTTTATTTACCTGCGCGCTCTGAATAACATTTATATTCAGGCTAATTTATTAAAGCCAGATTTTGAAGGGCAGTTGGTGCTGCGGTATCCATTGCTTTCTGCGATGCTGCTGGTGATCAGTATTTTTCAATTCGTATTCATTTCTCCGCCATTTATTCTGAACGTGATTTCATGGACAATATCCTGCATCTGCCTCAGCTTTATTTTTAAGGGCTATGTGAGTAAGTATTGGATGAATATCTGGTTGATCATGGTGCTGGTTTTTTTGATGTCTGCTCTAGGAAATCTTGTGCTCCAGGCTTCAAGAGTAGAACGCTGGTTCATGTTGGTTACCGCTCTAGCCGGGGTAGCTGTTGGTTTGTTCAGCTTTCTAAGAGGACCTCAGGAAGAATTAAGAGAAAAATGGATCAGATGGTCCATCGCTTTTATGGTGATTCTGGAATTGGCTTCCATCGCAGCTAATGTTTTTGGAAGATATAATTTGTCTAAGACTTTGTTCATCAGTGGGTTTTTAAATGTAGTGATCGCGATTCTTTTCCTTTGGACTGTAAGGCTAATCAATGAAGGCCTGTTTCTGGCTTTTAATGTCTATTCCGGTCAGGACAGGAAACTCTTTTACCTCAATTTTGAAAAAGTAGGAAAAAAAGCGCCAGCACTATTTTACGTCTTGCTGGTAATTGGATGGGTGGTATTATTCGGACGTAACTTCCCTGCCTTTGATTATTTATCGAAGCCATTGCTTAGTTTTTTTAGTGAGGAGCGTACCTTGGGGAGCTATACTTTTACCATCAACAACCTGCTTTTATTTATGACCATCATGGCCACCTCAGTCATCATTTCTAAAGTGGTATCTTTCTTTGCGGCGGATCGGCAGGTGGCAAATAATAAATTAGGACGACAGGGTATAGGCAGCTGGCTGCTGCTGGTGCGTATTTCTATCCTGTGCATTGGCCTATTTCTAGCGGTTGCGGCGGCTGGAATACCGGTAGATCGCATAACCATTGTTTTAGGTGCATTAGGTGTGGGCATTGGCTTTGGTCTGCAAACCTTAGTGAACAATTTGGTGAGCGGACTGATTATCGCATTTGAAAAGCCTGTGAATGTAGGAGATATTGTGGATATCGCCGGGCAGGGGGGAACAATGAAGTCCATCGGATTCAGAAGCAGTGTGATTTCTAATTGGGAAGGCGCAGATGTGGTGGTGCCTAATGGGGATCTTTTAAACGCTCACCTGATCAATTGGTCGCTTGGCGGAAATCGTAAACGCGTCACCATCACCATTGGTATTGCCTATGATTCCGACCTGGAGAAAAGCAGGCAATTGCTGATACAGATTTTGAATGCAGAAGAACGGATCAGTAAAAACCCTGGTCCAGTGGTTCAATTCGAGCAATTTAGTGATAGCTCGATTGATCTCCGGATTTACTTCTGGACCAAACACATCGGAGAGGCTTTAAGCACTAAAAGCGATTTGATTGTAGCTATAGCTGCGGCTTTTAAGGAAAAAGGTATTCAGATTCCATTTCCTCAGCAAGAAATTTTTATTCGAAATTTAGATAAAAATACCGGGGAGGAAGGATAA
- a CDS encoding ABC transporter ATP-binding protein, with protein MIELLGVSKHFGSTAAVKEVSFTVQEGETMVILGTSGCGKTTTLKMINRLIEPDFGKILINGQSASDEKPEMLRRKIGYVMQNIGLFPHYTVAENIAVVPKLLNWLASQIETRTLELLEKLHLSPDCLTLFPHELSGGQQQRVGLARALVADPAILLMDEPFGALDNVTRTNIQVEFKALEELKRKTIVMVTHDVQEAFELADRICLMCNGEVVQIGTAQDLLYRPVNDFARQFLDGSRLVLEFLYQNKNVHG; from the coding sequence ATGATTGAATTATTGGGCGTCAGTAAGCATTTTGGAAGTACAGCAGCGGTAAAAGAGGTTTCTTTTACGGTACAGGAAGGCGAAACCATGGTAATTCTAGGAACGAGTGGCTGTGGGAAAACAACCACACTAAAAATGATCAACCGCCTGATCGAACCAGACTTCGGAAAAATCCTTATCAATGGTCAGTCCGCATCTGATGAAAAACCGGAAATGTTAAGACGAAAAATCGGTTATGTAATGCAGAATATTGGTCTTTTTCCTCATTATACAGTTGCGGAAAATATTGCCGTTGTTCCGAAATTGCTGAACTGGCTGGCCTCCCAAATTGAGACCCGCACACTTGAGCTGCTGGAAAAACTTCATTTATCGCCGGATTGCCTGACCTTATTTCCTCATGAATTGAGTGGTGGACAACAGCAGCGGGTGGGGTTGGCAAGAGCACTAGTCGCCGATCCTGCAATCTTATTGATGGATGAGCCCTTTGGCGCACTCGATAATGTAACCAGAACAAATATTCAGGTAGAATTTAAAGCGTTAGAAGAACTCAAGCGAAAAACGATCGTGATGGTGACACACGATGTGCAGGAAGCTTTTGAACTGGCAGATCGGATTTGTTTAATGTGTAATGGAGAGGTCGTTCAAATAGGTACGGCACAAGACCTGCTCTATCGGCCAGTTAATGATTTTGCACGCCAGTTTCTGGATGGTTCACGTTTAGTCCTTGAATTCCTATATCAAAACAAGAATGTTCATGGATGA
- a CDS encoding efflux RND transporter periplasmic adaptor subunit: protein MKSIIFKYLPALLIPVFIYGCSSSAHEESKVKTSTDESVVQLSPEQAKQIDLQLAEVQQKEISTVLKLSGQIEVPPQNLVSVSVPLGGYLKSTQMLPGTKISKGQLLATIEDPQYIQLQQDYLSTKNKLGFALKEYNRQRELHLAKAGSDKVFQQADNEYKNFSIESKALAEKLRLIGLNPAKLTEDNISRTIGIYSPINGYVSKVNVNIGKYVVPSDVIFELLNPNNIHLNLTVFEKDLSKIKIGQQVLAYSNARPDQQYRTKVALVSHALNEERSTTVHCDFEQYDQKLVPGMYMNASLQVNNDKIDALPEDAFVNYENKDYVFVSTGPHIFKMTEVKKGIAEKGYAALNSDLKGKKIVVKGAYSLLMKLKNTSEE, encoded by the coding sequence ATGAAATCTATCATTTTTAAATATTTGCCAGCATTATTGATTCCCGTATTTATTTATGGATGCAGCAGCAGTGCGCATGAAGAGTCGAAAGTAAAAACAAGTACGGACGAAAGTGTCGTTCAACTGAGCCCGGAGCAGGCTAAGCAAATCGATTTGCAGCTTGCCGAAGTGCAGCAAAAGGAGATCAGTACGGTGCTTAAGCTCAGTGGACAGATTGAAGTGCCGCCGCAAAATTTGGTGTCTGTCAGCGTGCCTTTAGGGGGCTATCTGAAATCAACGCAAATGCTGCCGGGTACCAAAATCAGTAAAGGCCAGCTATTGGCTACGATTGAAGACCCACAATATATCCAGTTACAGCAGGATTACCTGAGTACTAAAAATAAACTGGGCTTTGCGCTGAAAGAATACAACAGGCAGCGTGAACTCCATTTGGCAAAAGCTGGAAGTGATAAGGTTTTTCAACAGGCAGATAATGAGTATAAAAACTTTAGTATTGAAAGTAAAGCTTTAGCAGAAAAGCTGAGGTTGATCGGACTTAATCCAGCTAAACTTACCGAAGATAACATCAGCAGGACAATTGGTATTTACTCGCCAATTAACGGTTATGTAAGCAAGGTGAATGTGAATATTGGGAAATATGTGGTTCCCTCGGATGTGATTTTTGAACTCCTGAACCCGAATAATATTCACTTAAACCTGACTGTATTTGAGAAGGACCTGAGCAAGATTAAAATCGGTCAGCAGGTTCTGGCTTACAGTAATGCAAGGCCAGATCAGCAATACCGCACAAAGGTAGCCTTAGTGAGCCATGCCTTAAATGAGGAAAGAAGTACGACGGTTCATTGTGATTTTGAGCAGTACGACCAAAAGCTGGTGCCAGGCATGTACATGAATGCCTCCTTACAGGTTAATAATGATAAAATAGATGCCTTACCAGAAGATGCCTTTGTAAATTATGAGAACAAAGACTATGTTTTTGTGAGTACTGGCCCTCATATTTTCAAGATGACAGAAGTAAAAAAAGGAATCGCGGAAAAAGGTTATGCTGCACTAAATTCAGACTTAAAAGGCAAAAAGATTGTGGTAAAAGGTGCGTATTCCTTGTTAATGAAGTTAAAAAACACGAGCGAAGAGTAA
- a CDS encoding TetR/AcrR family transcriptional regulator: MENPYKRKKEPELNRQLILETAAEIGAAADWNQVTFQAIADKTGLSKGGIIHHFRNKEDLLEELVRLSLAELTDWLSEAKKSSADELPAMAFLRFVVKKSNNLHYRRTMKVILKAALFNDKYKKMWQDSFEEHISGGNAEDLALNNLIIMLVTDGLWYADNLGFYNISEEKKHQIINKLASL, from the coding sequence ATGGAAAATCCTTATAAACGAAAGAAAGAGCCTGAGTTGAATCGACAGCTGATCCTAGAGACTGCTGCCGAAATTGGTGCTGCTGCAGACTGGAACCAAGTGACATTCCAAGCCATTGCTGATAAAACAGGATTGAGTAAAGGTGGCATTATACATCATTTCCGCAATAAGGAGGACCTGTTGGAAGAGCTGGTAAGACTGAGCCTTGCTGAATTAACAGACTGGCTCTCGGAAGCGAAAAAAAGCTCAGCTGATGAGCTTCCTGCGATGGCATTTCTTCGTTTTGTGGTAAAAAAGAGCAACAATCTTCATTATCGGAGAACGATGAAAGTGATCTTAAAGGCCGCCTTGTTCAACGATAAATACAAAAAGATGTGGCAGGATTCTTTTGAAGAGCACATTTCTGGCGGCAATGCCGAAGACTTAGCACTCAATAACTTGATCATTATGTTAGTTACTGATGGGCTTTGGTACGCAGATAACCTTGGCTTTTACAACATCAGCGAGGAGAAAAAGCATCAAATCATCAATAAACTGGCCAGCTTATAA
- the lpdA gene encoding dihydrolipoyl dehydrogenase, whose protein sequence is MKHYDAIIIGAGQAGVPLAKKLAEAGKKTVLIEKRWVGGTCINDGCTPTKTIIAAAHAAHQARKASLLGLEIDTVKVDLKKIMKRKDEIVDSFRSGAKKGVESTKGLDLIHGEATFSGPKELTVKTSDGAELLFSADLIFINTGARPKIPSTPGLTGGNYLTSTTILDLKEIPEHLVVLGGNYIGLEFAQLFHRFGSKVTVLEKSYRIVGGEDEDVSSTLTEILEEEGLKLLTKSTLEEVKGVQGKLSIQLKTADGTKNIKASHLLLAIGRTPNTDTLNLDIPGIKIDKNGYVLVNEKLETSVKGIYALGDVNGGPAFTHIAYNDYTIVYRNLIEKEKLSTANRQVPYCMFTDPQLARVGLSAAQAKEKGLDFLVAKIPMTQVARGIETGQTLGFMKAIVDRKSRKILGACMLAAEGGEIMAVLQMAMQGDITADTIRYGVFAHPTFSESLNNLFMNMIEK, encoded by the coding sequence ATGAAACATTACGATGCGATTATTATTGGAGCAGGGCAAGCTGGGGTACCATTAGCTAAAAAGCTGGCCGAAGCGGGAAAAAAGACCGTTCTGATTGAAAAAAGATGGGTTGGTGGTACTTGTATCAATGATGGATGTACGCCAACAAAAACGATTATCGCTGCTGCCCATGCGGCGCATCAGGCGAGGAAGGCAAGTCTGCTTGGACTGGAAATTGATACAGTTAAAGTTGATCTGAAAAAGATCATGAAAAGGAAGGATGAAATCGTTGATTCCTTCCGTTCGGGGGCTAAAAAAGGTGTTGAATCCACTAAAGGTCTGGATCTTATCCATGGTGAAGCAACGTTTTCAGGGCCAAAGGAATTAACGGTAAAGACTTCAGATGGAGCAGAGCTTTTGTTTTCCGCAGATCTGATTTTCATCAATACTGGGGCAAGACCAAAGATTCCATCGACTCCCGGCCTAACAGGTGGAAACTACCTGACTTCCACTACTATTTTAGATTTAAAGGAAATTCCGGAACATCTGGTGGTGCTTGGCGGCAATTACATTGGATTGGAGTTTGCTCAGTTGTTTCATCGGTTTGGCAGTAAAGTAACTGTTCTTGAAAAATCATACAGAATTGTAGGAGGGGAAGATGAAGATGTTTCTTCAACGCTGACTGAAATATTAGAAGAAGAAGGCTTGAAGCTGCTGACAAAAAGCACGTTAGAGGAAGTTAAAGGAGTCCAAGGCAAATTAAGTATTCAATTGAAAACCGCTGATGGAACGAAAAATATTAAAGCCAGCCATCTGCTACTGGCCATCGGCCGAACGCCAAACACAGATACTTTAAATCTGGACATACCAGGTATAAAAATAGATAAGAACGGTTACGTTCTGGTCAATGAAAAGCTCGAAACATCCGTAAAAGGGATTTATGCACTTGGGGATGTAAATGGAGGGCCTGCCTTTACCCATATTGCTTATAATGATTATACGATTGTATATAGGAATTTGATAGAGAAAGAAAAACTGAGTACGGCAAATCGACAAGTTCCTTACTGCATGTTCACTGATCCGCAGTTAGCAAGGGTAGGACTTTCCGCAGCGCAGGCAAAGGAGAAAGGATTGGATTTTCTGGTGGCAAAAATCCCGATGACGCAGGTCGCAAGGGGCATAGAAACAGGGCAGACTTTAGGTTTTATGAAAGCCATTGTAGACCGTAAAAGTAGAAAAATATTAGGGGCCTGTATGCTTGCAGCAGAGGGCGGTGAGATTATGGCAGTCCTGCAGATGGCCATGCAAGGCGATATTACTGCCGATACGATAAGGTATGGTGTTTTTGCACATCCTACATTCTCGGAGTCCCTAAACAACCTTTTTATGAATATGATAGAGAAATAA